From the Prochlorococcus sp. MIT 1223 genome, the window GGTTCCCTGCCATTGCTCTCCACAAATAGAAGAACTATTAATATTTTCAAGCAAAATTCCTTGATCCCTACATTTTGAATATCGGCCTAAAGTTTCAACTTGATTAATCCTAGAAATCGATAAGGAGTGAAAAATCTGTAATGCAAGTTCATCAGAAATAAACAAACCATTTGAAAGGGATGATTGACTTCTTCCAATGACTTTTGTTTCTAAGGATTCATCGTCTTGAAATAAAGCTAACTGCCTATTAGGGGAATCTGGATCATCTATAACGTCAATTAAAGTACTGCCAAAGATTTCTTGACCTAAAGATTTAGTATTAAAGGCCCTATCTGCAACCACTTTGCCATTTGAATCATGCCTAAATTTTGCCTTATGAATTACAAATTTTTTTTTAGGATCACTTAAATCAAAGTTAATGATTTGCCAATCTCCTAAAAAATACTCAGGATAAATCAAATCTTCATCATCTTGCGGCCTCCTGAATGGCCCTGGCAGAGCCCACAAAGGCCAGGACAATTGCCTTTCAGCCAAGTCGTCATCAAACGAGTTATATAACCCTATGTCCCCGCATAATGCCTGATCAGGGATCAAAATAAGAATACAAAAAAAAATTACGAGTTTTTTTACCACGATGTCAGATCCTTTAATCAGAGAGATTGATAATTTTGTAGTCCTGGAACCAGGCAAAAATGAACAATTTTTAAATACAGAAGAAACATTGATATGGATATCAAATTGGTTAAAAAACCTTGATGAATTACCTGAAGACTTAAAACCAAAAAATTCTATAGAAAATGCTGCAAAGCATCTATTAGATACTGCATGTGATTTAGAAGTTAAACCAGGTTTTACTATTCAATGGTTCGCTGTCCGTCTTGATTCTCCGAATAATTAAGTATAGATATTAGATTCTTGGCAATCAAGTTGGACAGTTCTTTTGGAGACTCCTCTTGTACAGAAATATGTAAATCAGCCTCATTATATTGAGGTATTCTATCTTGATTCAATTTCTCAAAAGCACGAGAGGTATCATCATTTGCAATCAAAGGGCGTTTTTCTAATTCATTCTTTTTCTTCAACCTTTCCAATAAGCGCTTAGGGCCTGGATCAAGCCACACTACAATTCCTTGATGCAAGATCCCCCAATTCTCTGAACGAGTAACGATGCCTCCACCAGTTGCAATAACTAGAGAATATAATTTGCCAATTTCTTTAAGAACTTGAGTTTCAATTTCTCGAAAAGCACATTCTCCATCTTCTTCGAAAATTTGAGTAATAGATTTCTTTACAGCTTTCTCTATAACTAAATCTGTATCAACAAACCTATATCCAAGTTTCTGGGCTATATGGGGACCAGTTTCTGACTTGCCAGAACCCATCATCCCAATCAAATAAAGATTGCGACCTCCCAAAATTTGTTTTAATGAAGTGGAGCTCACATGATTCCTCTCAAAAACAGAACAAAAAATGAGCTTATTAACATGGCATTCAATCTGAGAATGCATGACTGATACAACATCTAAAAAACCTCATGGTGAAGGTCGCAACTGTGTCATAACTCGTCGTGCTTGTTTTAGTGCAAGCCATCGATATTGGCTACCTGAATTTTCCGATAAAGAAAACTCAGAGATTTTTGGACCTTGTTCGATAGCGCCAGGTCATGGACACAATTACGAATTAATCGTATCCATGGAGGGCGCACTAGATCAATTCGGCATGGTTCTTAATCTATCGGATGTTAAACATGCCATCAAAAATGAAGTCACAAAACAACTTGACTTTCGATTTCTAAATCACGTGTGGCCTGAATTCGATATTTCCAAACCTGAAGGTTGTCTTCCCACCACAGAGTCACTAGTTCGAATAATCTGGAAAAGGTTGAAACCACATTTACCAATCATTTCCCTCCGTCTATATGAAAACCCTGCTCTTTGGGCTGATTATTTAGGAAATTCCATGGATGCTTTTTTAACTGTTCGCACTCACTTCGCTGCTGCACATCGATTAGCAAGGGAAGACCTTCCTCAAGAAGAAAATGAAAAGATCTTTGGTAAATGTGCTCGACCAAACGGTCACGGTCACAATTATTTGGTGGATATAACCGTTCGAGGAGAAATTCATCCTAGGACTGGAATGATTTGTGATTTATCAGCTCTGCAAAAAATTATTGAGGATTTAATTGTCGAACCATTTGATCACACTTTTTTAAATAAAGATATCCCTCATTTCGCTATCACTGTTCCTACCGCTGAGAACATAGCACTTCATATATCTGATAAATTAAAAGCACCAATTAATCAACTTGGAGCAAGTTTACATAAAGTCAAGCTTCAAGAAAGTCCTAATAACGCAGCTGAAGTTTATGCAGAATCTCCTATTTTAGAAAATGTAACGAGAACTCTTGAAACTTCAATTAGTAATTAAGTTAATTGAAAAAAATTATTGCTAGAGTTGTATTGGCTACAAGTATCGATGGTAAAATAGCCTTACCAAATGGTGCAAAAATTGATATTGGAGATGAAGGAGATAGAAAAGTTTTAGAGAATTCATTAGCATGGGCTGATGCCACTTTGATGGGAGGAGAAACACTTAGAGCGCATAAAAGTACATGTCTAATCCATAGAAAAGAACTAATAGATAAACGCAAATCTGAAGGAAGATCTGAGCAACCTATATGTATAGTTGTTAGCAATAAAAAAAATTATTCATTAGATTGGCATTTTTTTAAACAGCCAATTGAAAGGTGGCTCATTAGATCAAAAGTAAATTTTGAAACTAGTAATAATTATTGTAAAGGTTATAGTAGAACAATAGAATTTGAATCTAATTGGTCAAAGACACTAGAGGAAATTTACACTTTTAATATCAGAAAGTTAGTAGTGCTAGGGGGTTCAAAGATAGTTGGCTCTATGCTTTTAGAAGATCAAATAAGTGAATTGCAAATCACTTTAACTCCAAAGCTTATAGGTGGAAGTTTTTCTTGGATACCAAGTAGTTTAAATAATCTTTCTATGGACTTACAAAAAAAGAATTCATGGATTCTGAAAGAAGCTAAAAAGCTTGAAGACAATGAATTATTATTACACTACCATAGGAATTATGATAATTTTTAATTCTACTAAATTTAATTTTACAATCTATTTAACAATTATAATATGTAAAGTATAAATAATTAGTTTCTAATGATATGGCAAAGCTGATATACAAATGGAATGCATCTATTTCAGAAATAGATGAAAAAGATTGGGATTATCTCTTAGGTGAAAATAGTAATCCATTTTACTCCTGGAAATGGCTATATGCTTTAGAAAATTCTAAAAGTATAGTAGCTACTTCTGGATGGCAACCTTTATATTTATCAGTTTGGCGTGAATTTCAGAAGAATCCTGTAGCAATAGCACCTCTATTCCTCAAAGGACATAGCTATGGAGAGTTTATATTTGACAACCAGTTTGAAGAATTAGCTAATCAATTAGGCAAGAGGTATTATCCAAAATTAATAGGAATGAGTCCAGTAAGTCCTGTAGAAGGATACCGTTTCTTATTTTCTAACAAAGAGGATAAGCTATATCTAACTAGAGAAATTATTAATCAAATTGACTCGTTCTGTGTAGATAATAATATCCTCAGTTGTAATTTTCTATACGTAGATCCAAGTTGGCAAGTGCTTGCTGAAAAAGCAAATTGTGCAACTTGGCTAAACAAAACAAGTATATGGGAGGCAAATGAAAATAAAAATTTCTCAGATTATCTTTTAAAGTTTAATTCCAATCAAAGAAAGAATATAAAAAAAGAAAGGAATTCGATTAAAAAAGCAAATATAAATGTCTCAGTAAAATATGCAGAAGATATTAATCTTCAAGATATGCAAATGATGCATGATTTTTATGAAAGTCATTGTAGTAGATGGGGGATTTGGGGCAGCAAATATCTCTCAAGAGCGTTTTTTGAGCAACTTGCATTAGAAAAATATCGCAATGAAATTGTTTTATTTAGTGCAAATAAATCTGATGAAATAAAACCTATTGCAATGTCTTTATGTATAACTAATGGTGAAAAACTATGGGGTAGATATTGGGGGAGCAAGCTAGATATTGACTTTTTGCATTTTGAACTATGCTACTACTCGCCAATTGAGTGGGCATTCACTAAAGGCATCAAGAGTTTTGACCCAGGTGCTGGAGGAAGTCAAAAAAAAAGACGAGGTTTTATTGCAAAACCAAGTGCTAGTCTTCATAGATGGTATGAACCAAATATGGATAAATTAATCAGAGCATGGCTATGCAAATCAAATAAATTAATGCTTGAAGAAATTAAAGCAACTAATAATGAAGTACCCTTTAAAAAAGACAATGGAAAATTGTCTTTAATGACATAATTCTATTGTATAGTTATTTTAAAAGTTTATGAAAGAAATCGAAGATAGAAATTCTCAAGATAAAGAACTTATAAATCCAAAAGGGATTTTAAACTACAAGAACAAAGGATCACAAAGTGTTTTTAGATTATTTGGCATAGAATTAACAGCTCCATCGGGCTTAAAGAACCCAGGTACAGTATATATCTCATTTATTCTTGTAAATTTAATTATATTTCTTGTTTTAAGGAGCTTCGTCACAGGCTAATCATTTTCATTCCAATCTCTTAACTTTAATTTTGATCCGCAATAAATACAATTTTCATTCTTTTTAAATAATGGTGGACGTTTTTCAATAGAAAACCAATTAATACATAAATCACAATAAGCTAAAAACTTAACTATCATAATTTAAGAAGCAATAGGAAATTGAATATTTCTAAGCTCCTTTTTCATTCTCTTTCGAAGAATTTTATGTTCAGCGTAAATAGATGATTGACTTATTGGTCTTGAAACTTTTACATAATTGGCATTTCTAGATTTATCTTTTACAAAAGGGATGCTCGCTATAGAGATTTCCTGCAATGATCTTATAGAGGGGAATAACATGGCTTCACCAAAGCTAGTATTTAAATATTTCCTATCCAAATTCTTCCGCAATAAATAAAAATTTCAAGTCCTACTATTCATATTTATTAATTGCATCATTTGCAATTGCGTTAAGCTTTACTCTCTTTAAGCTTTCAGCTATAAGTTATCCAGACAGAAGATCAAATACCTTTTATGAGTATATAGAAAAATTGAATATGATTTTCAAAGAAATATTTCTTAAAAAGATAAGGGTATATCAAAATCGATATATGCTCTTAGGGACAGATTTATTGGATGCGCTTCTAATTTTTAGGTTAAAAAATGAACTATCAAATCATTGAAACCCAAATCAAAAAGAAGATTAAAGAACTTGATGAAAAGCTCTCAAAAAGACTTATCGAGCTTGATCCTAAAGGATATTTTATTGTCAAGATTGACCAGTCTGAACATGAGATTTTAGTAGAGCACTACAGCAATGATATCGATAGCTTAGGAAGAGCAATTAACCCTGATACAGGGAAGCCTATTGGATGTAAAGATGATTTACAACGCGTTCCCACTACTACATATAGAGGAAGCAGCGCAAAAGAAGTTGGAATAAAAATAACCGAAGGAAGCAATGAATATCCTATAAGTAGACTTGACCATGCTCTGTACTTAGGGAGAGAACTACAACGGGCAGAGGAATGTCTAAGACATAACAAAGACTACAAACAAGACTAATTAGACAAGTCTCTGGAGAATTGCCCCCAATTACTGTAATCTTTGTTTTATCATTTACTTAAAAAGTACGGAGCTTAATTGAATGGGTGTAATTTTTTATCTCGTCTTAGTTGCCGCTGGGCTTGGAACAGCTTTTCTTATTAATAAAGCTTTAAAAGCAATAAAGCTAATTTGATTATAGAAATAAGTAAAACAACGAATCTTGGGATTCCAAAAGGCGATATTAGAAAGACTTTCTAGACTTATCCTACAAGCATAAAAAATCTTCTAATAATGGGCACAACACGCCTTAAAACTCGTAGACGCTCCGAGCAAGGTTTCAAATGGAGCAGAATAGCAATAGCTATTCTCTCAACTGTTGGTGTAATTGATACAGGTACAATTACTTTAAATAAGTGGGGATTTATAGGGACACTTTCATGCCCTGGTGGAATTGAAGGTTGCAATAAAGTTTTAAATAGTGCTTGGGGAACATTATTAACTATAAATGAAACTTCAATTCCATTATCTTTAGCTGGATTTAGTGGATATCTTTTAATGCTAGTAATGGCATTAATCACATTTACTCCTTGGCTTAAAGATAAGAGAAGTGATCTTTCAAAAAGAACATGGTGGCTGATATTTCTTATCTCATGTTCTATGTCTATTTTCAGTATAGTCCTAATAGGAATAATGGTTTTTAAAATTCAAGGTTTTTGTTTGTTTTGTATAATTTCTGGAATAATTTCAATATCTATTTTAGTTCTATCTTTTATTGGTGGAGGCTGGGAAGATACTAGTGAATTAATCTTCAGAGGAATAATTCTTTCTCTTATAGTATTTTTAGGTAGCTTAATATGGGCCTCATCGGTTAGTCCTAATAACAAAAATATTTCACCAAATAACTATAACCTTCCTCCCATTGTTCAAAGAGAGAGTAATGATTCAGCTATAGAATTAGCCAAACATCTAAAAGATGAAGGTGCAAAAATGTATTTTGCTTATTGGTGTAAATACTGTGCATTACAAAAAGAATTATTTGGGAAAGAAGCAGTATCCGAACTTTTACTAGTAGAATGTGCTGAAGATGGAGTAAATAATCAAAGTGCATTATGTAAAGAAAAAGGTATAACTTCATACCCTTCATGGGAAATTAATGGAGAAATTACATCAGGAGCACAATCTTTAGAGGAGTTAGCGAAGATAAGTAATTACAAAGGATCGAAGGAATTTAAATAAAAATAATTTAAATATTTACAGGTCTAGTTGATATGTTGTAGCCAAGTTTCTGTCTGGAATGACATCTCCAATGAGGCATAGTGGAAGGAGTATCACTTCTATAATGTCCTCCTCTACTCTCTCTGCGAAAATAACATGCTTCCAGCATTAAAAGGCTTGTTATTTGTCGGTGATATAAATCTAATAATAGATTTATATCTCGCCGTTGATCTTCATCTAATTCATAGTGCATATCATACTTGTGATTCAAAATAAACTCTAGAAGGGGTTCCCTTTTAATCAGATCAAAGTCCTTACGAATAGAAGATATTGCATTTTTAATACCCTGAGGAGAGCGGTCAACACCTGCAACTCGCCAGAGTAAATTGCGGAGTTTCTCGATTTCAAAAATTAAATCTTTGGAGTTAAAAGTACTATTTTTTCTAAAATCTATTTTATCTATTTTTATAATTCTATTTTTATTGAACCTTTCTCGGAAGCCAGCTAATTCACAAGAAGAAAATTGCATTGCAAATACAAGACATTCCATTAAGGAATTACTAGCCAATCTATTTGCACCATGTAACCCAGTACACGCGACTTCACCAACAGCATATAAACCTGGCATATCAGTTTCTGCAGACAAATTTGTAGATATGCCTCCCATCCAATAATGAGCAGCTGGCGCAATAGGAATAATCTGACTAAAAGGATCTAAACCAAAATCTCTACATCTTTGCAGGATTGTGGGAAAGCGATTTGTAGCTTTTACCCTACCTATAGTTCTTAAATCTAAGCCGAGATGGTTAACTCCTTGACTGCGCATTGCTTGAAAAAGTGCTCTACTTACCTGATCTCGTGGTGCAAGATCCTTCCCCAATAGTTTTGATACAGGACTTTGGCCATATTTATCAGTCAAAAGTGCGCCTTCTCCTCTTAGAGCCTCTGAAAGCAAAAAGCATGGTGCACCATCAAGCTTCAAAGCTGTGGGATGAAACTGAACAAATTCGAGATCTTTTATTGCTGCTCCTGCATTCCATGCCAAAGCAATGCCTTCTCCACATGCTTGTGCTGGGTTAGTTGTATTAGCAAATAAATGGCCTCCTCCCCCTGTCGCAATAACTACAGCTCTAGAAGGGATCCACTTAAGAATTGAGCCATCTAAAACCTGCACTCCTAAACACATATTATTTTCAACCCAAAGTTGCGTAACTCGAATGCCTCGCAAATGAGAAATATTTTCTCTTTGTTCAACTTGATCTTGTAAAACTTCAACTAAAGCTCTTCCAGTGCGATCTTGAACATGTAAAACACGCCTATGACTATGTGCTGCTTCTAAGGTCGTAGACAAGACACCATTTTCGTTATCAAATTCCATTCCTAAACTCATTAAGCGATCGACACATTGAGGAGCATTTTGAACAAACATTCTTACTGCATCAGCATCACAAAGTCCCGCCCCTGCATTAAAAGTGTCCTCTGCATGACTGTCATCACTATCATTAATACGAGTAACCGCGGCTATACCACCCTGAGCCCATCTACTTGACGAACGTTTACTAGTATTCCGATTTAATAACAACACATTAAATTTATTAGATAACTCAATTGATGTCATTAGGCCTGCTGCACCAGCGCCAATCACAACTACATCCCAAGAACTTTCAGGAATAGAACCAAGGTTATTAGCTAAATTCATAAACTAAAGGATAAATTATTCAAATCAAACCACTTAATTGAGGCTGAATAAGAGTTGTTATCAAAAACAATCCATCAACCCAAAGGGTAGTTACAAGAGCCGAACTAGATACTATCCATGTTTTTTCAAAATCTGAACCTAGCATCGACCTTTTATCCATTAAATATGCAATATACAAAATCAAAGCTGATGCAAGTAATAATAAAATTATTTTGTCGAAATGCAGCAAATCATGAGCAGTTTGTCCTAATAATTTAGATGCATTCTTGAAGTTTGCATTCACAACATTTGGCCATGATTTCATTACTCCAGTACAAACAATCATGAAATCAGTAATTGCAGTTCCAAGTAACGAAGCCAGATAAAAACCAGAACCCATTCTCCAGCGAGTATTTAATCCAACTAAAGCGATTGGCAAAGCAATCGCTTCCACTGGAAGATGCCAAACAGGATATGCCCGTAGCCATCCCCAAAACAGACAACCTCCAAACCAGCTACCACTAACACCAATTAGAAGTGAACCAACATTGATAAAGCGATCTGCAAAAAATTCTATTAAAAGCAATCCTGTGATTAATAAAACAAAAGTAAATAAAAGTGCAGATAATGGAAAGATATGAACCCATGGAGCCTGAATAAAGACAGGTAAAATCACACAAGTACTTGCCCAGAACCTTAAAGTACTGGGCTTTGATAAATATGACTCCGAGTTAACCGAAGTCTTTTTAGATAGCGATTGGTTAACCAGAAGTGACTTTTTCCAAGGACGCGAAGCCTAAAGACAAAGCAATTAGCCCTTCTTCTAGAGAAGGGTCTTTACCATGATTTTAGATTCCAACGTTAAAGACCATAGCTCCACACAGGTTATCCATAGAGAAATTCACTTATTTGCAGTATTTATCTATTGAAAATCAAACTATCTTCTAAGTTTTTGTTCATAATATTAAAGTTAGATGAAGCCTTATAGCTTTTTGCTTGAGCTCACAATCTAACTGTCAAACAACTATTGCTTCTGTGTGGAAAGAACTCACCAATGACAGTCACTCCACTTCACTGAAAACGCATGCAAGCCAAAGTAATCTAAAACCTGCATTAGTTGAATCAGTAGAACCAGGATCTATAGGGGAAGATCTTGGCATTCAGCCAGGAGACAAAATATTGCGAATCAATGGGATTCGGCCCCGTGATCTAATTGACTACAACTTTTTGGTGAGTGAAGAAGAAATCAAAATAGAAGTTATTGATAAAAACGAAAAATTGCATCAAGTAGAGTTTGAAAAAGATGCGGATGATGGTTTAGGAATTATTTTTAAGGAAGCTTTATTTGATGGATTAAAGCAATGCAATAATAATTGTCCATTTTGCTTTATTGATCAACAACCTCCAGGTAAACGATCAAGTCTTTATTTAAAAGATGATGATTATCGTTTGAGTTTTTTATATGGTTCTTATTTAACTCTAACCAATCTTTCCAAAGAAGATTGGCAAAGAATAGAGTCACAAAATCTTTCGCCACTCTTTGTGTCTGTACACGCAACAGACCCTTCACTAAGAACAAAGCTTTTAAAGAACCAAAAAGCAGCTCTAATAATGGAACAGCTAAATTGGTTTTCCAAAAGAAATCTACAAATACATGCTCAAGTAGTTGTCTGCCCAGGAATTAATGATGGAAAGTTCTTAGATAAAACATTGTCAGATCTTTTTCAATTCGCTAAAGGTGATTGGCCAGCAATTTTATCAATAGCAGTAGTACCAGTCGGGCTCACTCGTTTTAGGCCTGATAATGATGGCTTAACTCCTGTCACTCAGGAATGTGCAGAAAAAACTATATTTCAAGTAGAGAGTTTGCAAAAAGAGTTTAAAAATGAAATTGGTTCCCGCTTTGCATGGCTTTCCGATGAATGGTATTTAATTGCCAATAAAAAACTACCTATTCGAAAAGATTATGAAGACCTGCCTCAGGAAGAAAACGGTGTAGGAAGTATTCGATCTTTTTTAGAAAAATTAGATTGTGCTACTTCAAGTCTGCCAAGGAAAATACCACATAAAAGAAGTATAAGTTGGGTAGTCGGAAAAATGGTTAAAAATGCTTTCTATGAAGCCGAGAAAAAACTTAACTCTATTGAAAATCTAAGTGTAAATTTATATGGTTTGCCAAGCCCATATTGGGGGCAAGAGCAAGTTGTAACTGGACTATTGACTGGAAAAGATATTTTAGAAGGTCTTTCCTCTAAAAATCTTGGTGATCAACTTTTAGTGCCTTCTGTAATGCTAAAAGAAGATAAACCTGTATTTTTAGATGATATGACTATAGAAGAGGTTAGCCAATCACTTAGAGTACCTATCAATATAGTTCACAGTGCTGAAGATATCGTTAATGCGGCACTTGGAACAGAACTATTAACTAGAAAGTAAAAATGAGAACTTCAACTAAAATAGAACGATTCAGTCAATTATTTCTAGGATTTAGTATTGCATTGATAACACTTAATAATGCAAGTTCATTTGCCTTAGGGGCAAAGGCTGAAAGTAAAAATAATATTTTAAAAATTAATAATAATGACCTAGAAATAAAGAAAATTTTAAATATCGAATTAAAAGAATTAGAAAGTCTAGTTATAGAAAATAATCTAGAATTAAAAAATGAAAGATTAAGAGTGGAACAAAGTAAGTTATTACTCCGCAGCTCAATTTCAGAAAAATATCCAACGCTGAGCTTAACCTCTAATGGATTACCTAAATATCTAAGTGGAAATACATATAATCAACCAAATAGTTCTATTAATACTAAAAGCAGTCAATTAAGCTCTTCAATATCCGCAGAATTAAAGTGGGATGTCATTAATCCTTTAAAAGAATCAAAAATTAAAATTGCCAGAGAAAAATTTGAAAAAGCAAAGCTATCTTATAGAATTAAGTTACGTGATATAACGCTAAGATCCTATAAAAGTTACTACTTACTGCAACAAGCATTGGAAGAAGTAAAAGTTGCTAAAAAATCAATAGAATACTCTAAACTAGCGCTGAATGAAGCAAAGATTAGACTTGAAGCAGGTATTGGCACCAAGCTAGAAGTCTTAGAATCTAAAACTCAACTTTCAAGAGATAAAAAACTACTATCAGATAAAATAGGTAATAAAAAAATAAAGCAAAGGGAGTTGACAAGTATTTTAAATCTTCCAGAACACGTACAAGCTTCAATAGGCTCTAAGCCAGAAATCTTTGGCTATTGGAACACACCTATTAATCAAAGTGTTATTGCAGCATTTGGTTACAATAAAGAACTAGAGGTTGCTCTGATTGATATCTCAATTAATAAAAAAGATGCATTAAGGGCTGCTGCGGAGAAAAAGCCAGTTTTAAGTTTTTATAATACGTTAAGTACAACTTATAAGAAAGGTGAAGCACTCGTATCCTCTCCAAGTATGGATAATACTTCTAACAATTTAAATAATACAGTTGGTCTATCAGCAACTTGGAAGCTAATAGACGGTGGAAAGTCAAGATCCAACTATTTATATAATAAGAATAAAGAGAAAGAATCAAATAATAAATATAAATTAAAATTATCTGATATCCAAAAAGATGTAGAGAAAAGCTTTTATGAACTTGAAGCTGAAGAGAAAAATATAATAACAACTAAACAAGAAGTTCAAACAGCTCAAGAATCTCTAAGGCTAGCAAATCTTAGATTTAAATCAGGGATAACAACCCAACGCGAAGTAATTAATCACCAAAGAGATTTAACAGATGCAAAAGTGAATCATATAAAATCACTTACTAATTACAATATTCATTTAGCAGAACTAAGAAGGAAAACAGGCATAGATTCATTGCAATCATGTTTTGAAATTAATACAATTGAAAAAAAAGTAAAAAATGACATAGATGAGTTTATAATTAGATCAAATAATTTAAAAGCACTTTGCAAATGATATTTTCTATTTATTAGGATGATGAATAAAACAACAACAAACTCACTTTCTCAACAAGAAGTTTATGCAGTAAATAAATTAATCGATGAAGTATCTAAGAGACAATTAAATGATTTTGGAGAAATTAATTCTGATATAAAAAATGATGGCACATTAATAACTGAATGTGATAGATGGAGTGATCAAAAAATAGTAGAAGGAATTGGAAATATCACTAATAAATCCGAAGGTGTTTTAAGTGAAGAAGGGTCGAAGATAGTTCCTGAATCAAATGCATTTTGGGTAGTAGATCCTTTAGATGGTACAACTAATTTTGCAGCTGGAATTCCTTATTGGGCAATTTCAATTGCAAGATTTGTTAATGGTAAACCTGAGACTGCTTTTTTAGATATTCCAGCTCTTAATAAAAGAATTCTTGCTATCGCAGGCAAAGGAGTTTGGTTAAATGATAAAAAAATTTCCAGGAAAAATCTATCTTTAATTAA encodes:
- a CDS encoding DUF3120 domain-containing protein yields the protein MILPVFIQAPWVHIFPLSALLFTFVLLITGLLLIEFFADRFINVGSLLIGVSGSWFGGCLFWGWLRAYPVWHLPVEAIALPIALVGLNTRWRMGSGFYLASLLGTAITDFMIVCTGVMKSWPNVVNANFKNASKLLGQTAHDLLHFDKIILLLLASALILYIAYLMDKRSMLGSDFEKTWIVSSSALVTTLWVDGLFLITTLIQPQLSGLI
- a CDS encoding TIGR03279 family radical SAM protein, translated to MWKELTNDSHSTSLKTHASQSNLKPALVESVEPGSIGEDLGIQPGDKILRINGIRPRDLIDYNFLVSEEEIKIEVIDKNEKLHQVEFEKDADDGLGIIFKEALFDGLKQCNNNCPFCFIDQQPPGKRSSLYLKDDDYRLSFLYGSYLTLTNLSKEDWQRIESQNLSPLFVSVHATDPSLRTKLLKNQKAALIMEQLNWFSKRNLQIHAQVVVCPGINDGKFLDKTLSDLFQFAKGDWPAILSIAVVPVGLTRFRPDNDGLTPVTQECAEKTIFQVESLQKEFKNEIGSRFAWLSDEWYLIANKKLPIRKDYEDLPQEENGVGSIRSFLEKLDCATSSLPRKIPHKRSISWVVGKMVKNAFYEAEKKLNSIENLSVNLYGLPSPYWGQEQVVTGLLTGKDILEGLSSKNLGDQLLVPSVMLKEDKPVFLDDMTIEEVSQSLRVPINIVHSAEDIVNAALGTELLTRK
- a CDS encoding TolC family protein, translated to MRTSTKIERFSQLFLGFSIALITLNNASSFALGAKAESKNNILKINNNDLEIKKILNIELKELESLVIENNLELKNERLRVEQSKLLLRSSISEKYPTLSLTSNGLPKYLSGNTYNQPNSSINTKSSQLSSSISAELKWDVINPLKESKIKIAREKFEKAKLSYRIKLRDITLRSYKSYYLLQQALEEVKVAKKSIEYSKLALNEAKIRLEAGIGTKLEVLESKTQLSRDKKLLSDKIGNKKIKQRELTSILNLPEHVQASIGSKPEIFGYWNTPINQSVIAAFGYNKELEVALIDISINKKDALRAAAEKKPVLSFYNTLSTTYKKGEALVSSPSMDNTSNNLNNTVGLSATWKLIDGGKSRSNYLYNKNKEKESNNKYKLKLSDIQKDVEKSFYELEAEEKNIITTKQEVQTAQESLRLANLRFKSGITTQREVINHQRDLTDAKVNHIKSLTNYNIHLAELRRKTGIDSLQSCFEINTIEKKVKNDIDEFIIRSNNLKALCK
- a CDS encoding inositol monophosphatase family protein — its product is MNKTTTNSLSQQEVYAVNKLIDEVSKRQLNDFGEINSDIKNDGTLITECDRWSDQKIVEGIGNITNKSEGVLSEEGSKIVPESNAFWVVDPLDGTTNFAAGIPYWAISIARFVNGKPETAFLDIPALNKRILAIAGKGVWLNDKKISRKNLSLINNNCISLCSRSIKILQLQPTKSFPGKIRLLGVSSLNMTSVALGQTIGALEATPKIWDLAAAWLILLELNCSIIWLNENPDSIKAGQNLGEKNFPLLTASSEKTINKLLPWAKVLMEN